One window of Perca fluviatilis chromosome 12, GENO_Pfluv_1.0, whole genome shotgun sequence genomic DNA carries:
- the LOC120570286 gene encoding trace amine-associated receptor 7e-like — protein MEVEDGAELCFPQFPNMSCTKPLSPWPQTVTIILYSISLITVTLNLLIIISISHFRQLHTPTNILLLSLAVSDLLVGLVLMPGEIFRATSCWFLGDFVCATYTLLSVNIPSASIGDIVLISVDRYLAICDPLHYTTKVTARRVKFCVCLCWLCSVTYSLLFVKDLPTQTEMDKSCYGACFMFSDTISLFFDLFINFIVPVTVIIALYLRVFAAAVSQARVMRSHITAVTLQHSVTPKAKKSELKAARKLGVLVVVFLICFCPLYTLGFENYNSFIALIKPFLNILFCFNSCLNPVIYAFLYPWFRKAVKLIVTLQILQPGSSETNML, from the exons atggaGGTTGAGGACGGAGCCGAGCTCTGCTTTCCACAGTTCCCAAACATGTCCTGCACGAAGCCCTTGTCTCCTTGGCCCCAAACAGTTACCATTATTCTGTACTCCATCTCTCTGATCACTGTGACTCTCAACctgctcatcatcatctctATCTCCCACTTCAG gcagctccacacacccaccaacatcctcctcctctctctggctgtctcagacCTTCTAGTGGGCCTCGTGCTGATGCCGGGAGAAATCTTCCGAGCaacatcctgctggtttcttggtgactttgtgtgtgctaCATATACTCTTCTTTCAGTCAACATTCCCTCAGCCTCAATAGGTGACATAGTTCTCATATCAGTTGACCGTTATTTGGCTATTTGTGACCCTCTGCACTACACCACTAAAGTCACTGCAAGAAgagttaaattctgtgtttgtctgtgttggctcTGTTCCGTTACCTACAGCCTTCTCTTTGTAAAGGATCTTCCGACTCAAACAGAGATGGATAAATCCTGCTATGGAGCATGTTTTATGTTCAGTGATACCATCTCACTGTTTTTTGATCTTTTCATTAACTTCATTGTTCCAGTTACTGTCATCATAGCTCTGTATCTGAGAGTATTTGCCGcggctgtgtctcaggctcgtgtcatgcgctctcacattacagctgtcacactccagcattcagtgactccaaaggcaaagaaatcagagctgaaagcagccaggaagCTTGGTGTTCTTGTAGTTGTTTTTCTAATATGTTTCTGCCCATTATACACATTAGGATTTGAAAATTACAACTCGTTTATTGCTTTAATTAAACCCTTTCTAAACATTCTTTTCTGTTTtaactcttgtctaaaccctgtgatctatgccttcttgtacccctggtttagaaaagcagttaaactcattgtaactcttcagatactgcagcctggctcctctgagaccaacatgctgtaG